The following coding sequences are from one Gigantopelta aegis isolate Gae_Host chromosome 15, Gae_host_genome, whole genome shotgun sequence window:
- the LOC121389654 gene encoding enolase-like isoform X3: MPIKDIHARQIFDSRGNPTVEVDVTTELGLFRAAVPSGASTGIYEAIELRDKDPKAYHGKGVSKAVNNVNDKIKAKLLAANIDVKEQGKIDKFLLDLDGTENKASLGANAILGVSLACCKAGAAAKKVPLYRHLADLAGNKQVILPVPSFNVINGGSHAGNKLAMQEFMILPTGAKSFSEAMRMGSEVYHHLKNVIKKKYGQDACNVGDEGGFAPNIQDNKEGLELLKTAIENAGYTGKIKIGMDVAASEFCKSGKYDLDFKNPKSDKSKWLTPDQLGDLYKEFIDKYPVVSIEDPFDQDDWAAYTKFCTSTKIQIVGDDLLVTNPKRVKKGIDEKACNALLLKVNQIGSVTESIEACKMSQAAGWGVMVSHRSGETEDTFIADLVVGLCTGQIKTGAPCRSERLAKYNQLLRIEEELGKDAKYAGEKFRNPLK; the protein is encoded by the exons ATGCCTATCAAGGACATTCATGCCAGACAGATCTTTGACAGTCGGGGTAACCCCACAGTGGAAGTTGATGTCACCACAGAACTGG GTCTCTTCAGGGCAGCAGTTCCTAGTGGTGCCTCCACCGGTATCTATGAAGCAATCGAGTTGAGAGACAAAGACCCAAAGGCATACCACGGCAAAG gaGTCTCCAAGGCAGTCAATAATGTGAATGACAAAATTAAGGCTAAGCTTCTTGCTGCC AACATTGACGTGAAGGAACAGGGCAAGATTGATAAATTTCTTCTGGATCTCGATGGCACTGAAAACAAGG CGTCTCTTGGAGCCAATGCTATTCTGGGAGTGTCGCTGGCGTGTTGCAAGGCTGGGGCAGCTGCCAAG AAAGTTCCTCTCTACCGGCATTTGGCCGATCTGGCAGGGAACAAACAAGTGATCCTTCCCGTGCCGTCGTTCAACGTGATCAACGGTGGCAGTCACGCTGGCAACAAGCTGGCCATGCAGGAGTTCATGATCTTACCCACGG GAGCCAAGTCATTCTCGGAGGCTATGAGAATGGGATCGGAGGTGTACCACCATCTAAAAAATGTCATCAAGAAGAAGTACGGACAGGATG CTTGCAATGTTGGAGATGAGGGAGGATTTGCACCAAACATCCAGGACAACAAAGAGG GTCTAGAACTCTTGAAAACAGCTATTGAGAATGCTGGATACACAGGAAAGATTAAAATCGGCATGGATGTAGCAGCTTCAGAATTTTGCAAGAGTGGAAAATATGATCTTGACTTCAAGAACCCGAAGTCAGATAaatcaaaatgg CTTACCCCAGACCAGCTGGGCGATCTGTACAAGGAATTCATTGACAAATACCCAGTGGTTTCAATCGAGGATCCATTTGACCAGGATGACTGGGCCGCATACACGAAGTTTTGCACTTCCACAAAAATTCAGATTGTTGG TGACGACTTGCTAGTAACAAATCCCAAGCGAGTAAAGAAGGGTATTGATGAGAAGGCTTGTAATGCTTTGTTGCTCAAAGTGAATCAAATTGGAAGTGTGACGGAATCTATTGAGGC ATGTAAGATGTCGCAGGCTGCAGGTTGGGGGGTGATGGTGTCACATCGGAGTGGAGAAACTGAGGACACGTTCATTGCCGATCTCGTCGTTGGCTTGTGTACAGGACAG ATCAAGACTGGAGCACCTTGCAGATCCGAGAGACTAGCTAAGTACAACCAGCTTCTACGAATTGAAGAAGAATTGGGCAAAGATGCGAAATATGCCGGCGAGAAGTTCCGCAATCCactgaaataa
- the LOC121389654 gene encoding enolase-like isoform X1 — protein MRISQFLLIRFSSKRGYIILNSILSKRQTLFTRICRFCKSTMPIKDIHARQIFDSRGNPTVEVDVTTELGLFRAAVPSGASTGIYEAIELRDKDPKAYHGKGVSKAVNNVNDKIKAKLLAANIDVKEQGKIDKFLLDLDGTENKASLGANAILGVSLACCKAGAAAKKVPLYRHLADLAGNKQVILPVPSFNVINGGSHAGNKLAMQEFMILPTGAKSFSEAMRMGSEVYHHLKNVIKKKYGQDACNVGDEGGFAPNIQDNKEGLELLKTAIENAGYTGKIKIGMDVAASEFCKSGKYDLDFKNPKSDKSKWLTPDQLGDLYKEFIDKYPVVSIEDPFDQDDWAAYTKFCTSTKIQIVGDDLLVTNPKRVKKGIDEKACNALLLKVNQIGSVTESIEACKMSQAAGWGVMVSHRSGETEDTFIADLVVGLCTGQIKTGAPCRSERLAKYNQLLRIEEELGKDAKYAGEKFRNPLK, from the exons ATGCGCATCAGCCAGTTCCTATTAATACGGTTTTCGAGTAAACGAGGATACATAATTCTGAATTCCATATTGAGCAAACGGCAAACACTGTTTACACGTATATGTcg ATTTTGTAAGTCAACCATGCCTATCAAGGACATTCATGCCAGACAGATCTTTGACAGTCGGGGTAACCCCACAGTGGAAGTTGATGTCACCACAGAACTGG GTCTCTTCAGGGCAGCAGTTCCTAGTGGTGCCTCCACCGGTATCTATGAAGCAATCGAGTTGAGAGACAAAGACCCAAAGGCATACCACGGCAAAG gaGTCTCCAAGGCAGTCAATAATGTGAATGACAAAATTAAGGCTAAGCTTCTTGCTGCC AACATTGACGTGAAGGAACAGGGCAAGATTGATAAATTTCTTCTGGATCTCGATGGCACTGAAAACAAGG CGTCTCTTGGAGCCAATGCTATTCTGGGAGTGTCGCTGGCGTGTTGCAAGGCTGGGGCAGCTGCCAAG AAAGTTCCTCTCTACCGGCATTTGGCCGATCTGGCAGGGAACAAACAAGTGATCCTTCCCGTGCCGTCGTTCAACGTGATCAACGGTGGCAGTCACGCTGGCAACAAGCTGGCCATGCAGGAGTTCATGATCTTACCCACGG GAGCCAAGTCATTCTCGGAGGCTATGAGAATGGGATCGGAGGTGTACCACCATCTAAAAAATGTCATCAAGAAGAAGTACGGACAGGATG CTTGCAATGTTGGAGATGAGGGAGGATTTGCACCAAACATCCAGGACAACAAAGAGG GTCTAGAACTCTTGAAAACAGCTATTGAGAATGCTGGATACACAGGAAAGATTAAAATCGGCATGGATGTAGCAGCTTCAGAATTTTGCAAGAGTGGAAAATATGATCTTGACTTCAAGAACCCGAAGTCAGATAaatcaaaatgg CTTACCCCAGACCAGCTGGGCGATCTGTACAAGGAATTCATTGACAAATACCCAGTGGTTTCAATCGAGGATCCATTTGACCAGGATGACTGGGCCGCATACACGAAGTTTTGCACTTCCACAAAAATTCAGATTGTTGG TGACGACTTGCTAGTAACAAATCCCAAGCGAGTAAAGAAGGGTATTGATGAGAAGGCTTGTAATGCTTTGTTGCTCAAAGTGAATCAAATTGGAAGTGTGACGGAATCTATTGAGGC ATGTAAGATGTCGCAGGCTGCAGGTTGGGGGGTGATGGTGTCACATCGGAGTGGAGAAACTGAGGACACGTTCATTGCCGATCTCGTCGTTGGCTTGTGTACAGGACAG ATCAAGACTGGAGCACCTTGCAGATCCGAGAGACTAGCTAAGTACAACCAGCTTCTACGAATTGAAGAAGAATTGGGCAAAGATGCGAAATATGCCGGCGAGAAGTTCCGCAATCCactgaaataa
- the LOC121389654 gene encoding enolase-like isoform X2 codes for MLKLNEQAYEQFCKSTMPIKDIHARQIFDSRGNPTVEVDVTTELGLFRAAVPSGASTGIYEAIELRDKDPKAYHGKGVSKAVNNVNDKIKAKLLAANIDVKEQGKIDKFLLDLDGTENKASLGANAILGVSLACCKAGAAAKKVPLYRHLADLAGNKQVILPVPSFNVINGGSHAGNKLAMQEFMILPTGAKSFSEAMRMGSEVYHHLKNVIKKKYGQDACNVGDEGGFAPNIQDNKEGLELLKTAIENAGYTGKIKIGMDVAASEFCKSGKYDLDFKNPKSDKSKWLTPDQLGDLYKEFIDKYPVVSIEDPFDQDDWAAYTKFCTSTKIQIVGDDLLVTNPKRVKKGIDEKACNALLLKVNQIGSVTESIEACKMSQAAGWGVMVSHRSGETEDTFIADLVVGLCTGQIKTGAPCRSERLAKYNQLLRIEEELGKDAKYAGEKFRNPLK; via the exons ATTTTGTAAGTCAACCATGCCTATCAAGGACATTCATGCCAGACAGATCTTTGACAGTCGGGGTAACCCCACAGTGGAAGTTGATGTCACCACAGAACTGG GTCTCTTCAGGGCAGCAGTTCCTAGTGGTGCCTCCACCGGTATCTATGAAGCAATCGAGTTGAGAGACAAAGACCCAAAGGCATACCACGGCAAAG gaGTCTCCAAGGCAGTCAATAATGTGAATGACAAAATTAAGGCTAAGCTTCTTGCTGCC AACATTGACGTGAAGGAACAGGGCAAGATTGATAAATTTCTTCTGGATCTCGATGGCACTGAAAACAAGG CGTCTCTTGGAGCCAATGCTATTCTGGGAGTGTCGCTGGCGTGTTGCAAGGCTGGGGCAGCTGCCAAG AAAGTTCCTCTCTACCGGCATTTGGCCGATCTGGCAGGGAACAAACAAGTGATCCTTCCCGTGCCGTCGTTCAACGTGATCAACGGTGGCAGTCACGCTGGCAACAAGCTGGCCATGCAGGAGTTCATGATCTTACCCACGG GAGCCAAGTCATTCTCGGAGGCTATGAGAATGGGATCGGAGGTGTACCACCATCTAAAAAATGTCATCAAGAAGAAGTACGGACAGGATG CTTGCAATGTTGGAGATGAGGGAGGATTTGCACCAAACATCCAGGACAACAAAGAGG GTCTAGAACTCTTGAAAACAGCTATTGAGAATGCTGGATACACAGGAAAGATTAAAATCGGCATGGATGTAGCAGCTTCAGAATTTTGCAAGAGTGGAAAATATGATCTTGACTTCAAGAACCCGAAGTCAGATAaatcaaaatgg CTTACCCCAGACCAGCTGGGCGATCTGTACAAGGAATTCATTGACAAATACCCAGTGGTTTCAATCGAGGATCCATTTGACCAGGATGACTGGGCCGCATACACGAAGTTTTGCACTTCCACAAAAATTCAGATTGTTGG TGACGACTTGCTAGTAACAAATCCCAAGCGAGTAAAGAAGGGTATTGATGAGAAGGCTTGTAATGCTTTGTTGCTCAAAGTGAATCAAATTGGAAGTGTGACGGAATCTATTGAGGC ATGTAAGATGTCGCAGGCTGCAGGTTGGGGGGTGATGGTGTCACATCGGAGTGGAGAAACTGAGGACACGTTCATTGCCGATCTCGTCGTTGGCTTGTGTACAGGACAG ATCAAGACTGGAGCACCTTGCAGATCCGAGAGACTAGCTAAGTACAACCAGCTTCTACGAATTGAAGAAGAATTGGGCAAAGATGCGAAATATGCCGGCGAGAAGTTCCGCAATCCactgaaataa